TACTATTTTGCCTTTTATTGCTTCCATATTTATATAAGTCCTTATGATATACATAATAGACTTTCACATAATATTAATATTGTGCATAATATTAATTTTGCGCACAGTCTATTCTATTTCATGAAAATGAACTTCTTTACCATCTTTGTAAACCCCCTGAATTGGATATCTTGTCATAGTAAACTTCTTATTGTACAATAGTGTTACTTTTCTACCCTTGTTTTTCTCTAAAAAGCTTACAACAGCAATGTAAGCAGGCGTATTATTAAAGAAGTAATTACTCACCTCTGCATCATAAAATTTTGAATTTTTAATAATACTATCCATTGCTTCAGGATTGTTTATTATTTTATTTAATAACTCAATCTTAGCATTACTATTATCGAATAAGTGGACATTTATTGCTTGGCATCCTCCAAGTAAAGCAATAAATATTATTACTACAGATTTCTTCACCATTACCTCCTTGGCTTATTATTTAACAACCTTAACCAATTTACTCGTTTTTCAGCAAAGATTTCTCTGCTATTAGATGTGATAATAGCTCAATAATAATATAATTATTAGTACAATCTATCTAATTGCTCTTTTGTCCATTCTCTTAAGCCTATAAAACACCATTTAGTGTCACGAAACTCAAAACTAATCATTAATACATTATCACCATCATCTACTAAATCTGATTCACCATCTTCATAAATAAATGAAATTTCGTGATAGTAAATATCTTTTCCATTTTCATAAACATTTTCAACCGGATATTCTGTGATTGTAAACTTCTTGTTATATAATAAACTTCCTTTTTTTCTTTGATTTTTCTTTAAAAATTCTACGACGTTGTTGTAGTTTGAAGTATTCTTAAAAAAATAATCACTTAAAACAGCATGGTAAAATTTTGAATTTTTAATAATACTATCCATTGCTTCAGGATTGTTAATTATTGTATTAAATAACTCAATCTTAGCATTACTACTGTCAAATAAGTGAACATTTATTGCTTGACATCCTCCAAGCAAAAGAACAATTAAAGTTAATACAGACTTTTTCATCATAACCTCAAAAATTACTAAACTCCATTAAGGATAAATAGATCTTGGCTTATTACTTAAAAATCGTAACCAATTTACGCGTCTTTCAGCAAAAATTTCTTTAGCTACATCTCCGATTATACCGCTATGATCATACAATTCTCTCCCATAATTTAGTAAATCCAGTTCGTGTGCAACTTCATGTGCAAAGGTGTCCCACACTTGAAGACGTGAGCCACGACCAAATTCATTAGTATACCTATAATCCTTATCACCACCATCCTTAAACACTTCTTTTGCTAATCTAAAAGTTGCAGAATTGTCCCCATGTGATGTGTGTAAGCCTGCTAAATGAGTAAAATTCTTACCATTTTCTGAATTATGGAATTTAGCAATTTTTGCTCCACTCTCAATAATTATATTATAATTTCCCCCCATCATTGGGTCAAAATAGGAAATGTCAGCACTCAGAATTTTCATTGCAGATGCTTTTAGATTATTCATATATCCATCCATAGTTTCTTTTATTTTAAATAAATGTTTACCATCAGACTTATCTACTGCTATTGATACCGGCATATTTAATACTTTTTTATCAACAGTAATTTGTAAAGTATAATTAAAGAATACACCTGCGGGTTTTCCATCAAATCCCATACTTATTGAAACACCATTAAAGGAGTAGGATGCACTTGCTGTTCTAGCACTAATATAAATAAGTTTATCAACTTCATCTCTACGTCCATCAGGTATAGCAGATGGCGAATAAACACTTGAGCTCTTTATAGCAGAAATAAATGCTGCATAAATAAGGTTACCAATAATTAAATCGTTAAGTGTAATCATATGTTGCAACTCCTCTCGTTCTTTCTCCTTCTCGGGTGCCAGTCCAGTCGGATCTCGATAAGTGAGAGGTGAGTTGAAGGCATAGTGGTATGGAGTTTGAGCAGGGAAGGCACTCCACAGCAGGTCAGGCGTGGTGAAGCGACCAGTTTCATTATCGTACATACGGAAACCCATCATCTGCAAATCCGATTCTGCATCATACGTACTGCCATTGAAGTTGTCACGATTCATAGTGCCTGCTGAAGTCCACAAAGTATCACCAAATGGTTTGTAATCAAAGTGTAAAGTATCAAAAGCCGTGCCATTCTGACGTACCACAAGACGAACAGAGCCGTTATTATCCGTAAAAGCCACCTCTTTTGTCCCGTCGTGATGGTACAGCAGTTCACCACCTGCCCGGTAGCGATAAGCCCCAAGATATACTTTTCTCTCCGGTCC
This is a stretch of genomic DNA from Ignavibacteriota bacterium. It encodes these proteins:
- a CDS encoding RHS repeat-associated core domain-containing protein, which gives rise to MTGAFGEEIVQYKGFQTTAEVGMGPERKVYLGAYRYRAGGELLYHHDGTKEVAFTDNNGSVRLVVRQNGTAFDTLHFDYKPFGDTLWTSAGTMNRDNFNGSTYDAESDLQMMGFRMYDNETGRFTTPDLLWSAFPAQTPYHYAFNSPLTYRDPTGLAPEKEKEREELQHMITLNDLIIGNLIYAAFISAIKSSSVYSPSAIPDGRRDEVDKLIYISARTASASYSFNGVSISMGFDGKPAGVFFNYTLQITVDKKVLNMPVSIAVDKSDGKHLFKIKETMDGYMNNLKASAMKILSADISYFDPMMGGNYNIIIESGAKIAKFHNSENGKNFTHLAGLHTSHGDNSATFRLAKEVFKDGGDKDYRYTNEFGRGSRLQVWDTFAHEVAHELDLLNYGRELYDHSGIIGDVAKEIFAERRVNWLRFLSNKPRSIYP